One part of the Vicia villosa cultivar HV-30 ecotype Madison, WI linkage group LG6, Vvil1.0, whole genome shotgun sequence genome encodes these proteins:
- the LOC131615107 gene encoding uncharacterized protein LOC131615107, which yields MTLRRSRGRPPKTVPSILESSSLSANVTVVNRKEDNAANRTVKKPISEVETVQIEAQTEASQKNEKDRKLWVDVISDISMHTMKNFMLKAWNFIHLPDLYYNEAGYFILRFKQRDDLDAVAMKGPYTIRTMSLVLKTWRPDFNPKDDMVRTLPIWVKLPQLPLHLWGERSLNKIASAIGAPLVTDECTTHKLRVSYARMLIEVDITQKMLDEITITYNEGKKRKQAFEYEWRPYFCERCQKIGHRCEQERKQKVWQPKPQLKAD from the exons ATGACGTTGCGAAGGTCTCGGGGGCGTCCACCAAAAACGGTGCCATCGATACTGGAAAGCTCATCATTGTCGGCGAATGTTACGGTGGTGAATAGAAAGGAAGATAACGCTGCGAATCGTACGGTGAAAAAACCGATAAGTGAAGTTGAAACTGTGCAAATCGAAGCTCAAACGGAAGCATCACAAAAGAACGAGAAGGATCGCAAACTTTGGGTGGATGTTATCAGTG ATATTAGTATGCACACAATGAAGAACTTTATGTTGAAGGCGTGGAATTTCATTCATTTACCGGACCTCTATTACAATGAAGCTGGGTATTTTATTCTCCGATTCAAGCAACGAGATGACTTGGATGCAGTGGCGATGAAGGGGCCGTATACTATCAGAACCATGTCGTTGGTGTTGAAGACTTGGAGACCAGATTTCAATCCCAAAGATGATATGGTGAGAACTCTCCCAATTTGGGTGAAGTTACCTCAGCTTCCCTTACATCTCTGGGGGGAGAGGAGCCTCAATAAGATTGCTAGTGCCATTGGAGCACCGTTGGTGACAGATGAATGCACGACGCATAAGCTCCGAGTGTCGTATGCAAGAATGTTGATTGAAGTAGACATTACACAGAAGATGCTTGATGAAATTACTATAACATATAACGAAGGCAAGAAGAGGAAACAGGCATTTGAATATGAGTGGAGACCTTACTTTTGTGAAAGATGCCAAAAGATTGGTCATAGATGTGAACAGGAACGCAAGCAGAAGGTCTGGCAGCCAAAACCTCAATTGAAAGCTGATTAG